Part of the Notamacropus eugenii isolate mMacEug1 chromosome 5, mMacEug1.pri_v2, whole genome shotgun sequence genome is shown below.
CCTtttgaagttaaataatttactgtcagcgcagtagttgaccttgatgcagtCTTCATCAGAAATGAGGAGATGGTACATTCTAAAAGAAGGAGGGTGGCCCGTGCAGAGGTTTGAACATAGGAATTTAAATTCTGAGTTTAGGAGAAAGCTAGTAGAACACTTTGGCTGCAATGCAGCATGTTAAGATGAGCGATGTGAAGCAAGGGAGATAGGAATCAGACTGTAGATAACTTAACATGCCAAAGTGAGCAATTTGTCTTCTATCCTAAAAGCAACAGAGAACCAGTGAATGTGTTGTTGTTTGGTTGCTtgcttgtttttctattttaaggaGGTGACATGTTTATATTCATGCTTTAGGAAAGTTATTTGGGGAACTATGTAGAGTAGTggtatcacattcaaatagaaacaaatctTTGTGAGCTACATATTGACATAGAAAAGCCCATggtaaaattatttgttttattttgttttgttaaatttctcccaattacatattaatctGGTTCATAAGAAGTTCTGTGGGCAgtgagtttgatacctctgatgTAGAAGACAGAAAGATCTGAAACAGCAGAACAAATATGAAGATAATCTACATGAAATAGGATCTGAAGCAGGATGACAGCTgagtgaggaaagagaaagggatgtTTGTGAAAGCTATTTTTAATGTCAAATCAATAGGACATGGCAACTAATTATACAAAGGAGGTGATGGAGAGGGGAAAGTGCAGGATGACTGAAATAGGGAAGTCTGGAGAGAGCTGGGTTGAAAGGAAGgaatgatgagttctgttttggacatgttgagtttgagaagcTGACTTCTGATTAGGACTTGTAGACAGTGTCAATGTTCCCATCTCCCTGCCCTAAGTCTTGGTTTCTCTAGGTTaaacatttccaattctttgttgaATTCATTCTCAGGTTTATGGGATTTAGAGACTAAGGCTAGTCATTAAGGGAGATCTCATAGTATTAGGATATGAAGAAACTGGTTTCatgcttctctccctttctctttctctctctctttctccctccccctaaaTGAGAACTACAgatatactattatatatatatgtgtatatatgtgtgtgtatatatatatatatatatgtatatatatataatatgtatatgtgtgtactaTCCACAGCAATcacaacacatatatacatacacacatatatacacacatacatacatatatgaatgaacTTGCTTTATATGAATACATGTAATGAATGCCCAGAGGTCAAGCTACTCCTCCAGGATTGGGAAATGCCTTTGCTGTCCCTCCTCCATACAACCCAGAGAGAACATGCCAGAATGTCTTCTTTGAGAATCAGAGAATGTTATAGTGAGAAACCTAAAGTGTTTCAGTGAGCCTCCTCAAGTATGTTATCATGGTAACCATGGAAGGTCCCAGAATGATTTTATTGGATATGGCATTATTTACCTGTTAACAAGTAAAGGTCCAGAATGCCTCACAGAAACAATCTCTTTACTTTTGCTACCATAATAACAAGGGCTCAGCACTCACCCCCAGCCAGGTTTGGAATCAGTTTGTATGTTGAAAGCTTTCAAGCTTTCTTTTGATGCTCCTCTCCCATGTTGCAGAAGGGCAGAGGATAACACAGCAGGAGATCCCCATAGCAGAAAGAACAATGGTCTTGAAACTGGGGTACCTGCTTTGAATAACAGCTCTGGTACACACTAGTTTGGTGTTGTTGATTAAATCATCTCCTTTCTCCGTGGCATAATTTCTTTATTAGTCAAACGAGAGGGGTAGACTAGGTTAGCTCTCAAAAATCTCATATTTCTCCTGTAATCTTAAAATCTAGATTTAGGGAGCCAAATTAGGACCAATGCACAGATGTTTTCATAAATCAGATTTCTTCTATATAAGAAAAAGTCCTAGTAATTAAAGCTGTCTAATAATGGAATGGCTCTCCTCAAGAGGTAGCAAACTGccatcattaaaaataataatggattgtatttatatagcactttatcaTTTACAAATTTCTTTACAAATAATAGCAGTCCTATGTGACTCTCCTTTCAGAGACACTTTAGGGGAGAGATCTAAACTAGATGAGAAATTAAGCTAGATAACTTCTAAAGTATTTTGTATTCCATATATAATGTCACACTCAGTTGATGTATTAGTTAGTTTTGTTGAAccgtttttctctttttttattctttgttttaaggggttactctctgggtgtggaaggtatatttcaggaaatgaaagtaatataaaaacagagatatcaattttttttaagaaaatagttTCTTCCAATTCAGGATCAATAGCATAATTGGGGAAAGGTTCATAAACCACATATTCTCAAGAAAGCTTTTAGTGGTGGGTAGGTTTTGTACAGGTTGCCATCTTGAGGGGCTAGAGTAGAATATATAGGGGAGTGAGATGAGGCTCATAGATCCAGTCTTTGGGGAGCACTTGACCacagaaggaaatcaggaaatgagtcaaatgtcTAAATGTTTCAGTTCAGAAGGAATAAATTGTTATTTCTATCACCTTGGGGTTAGGTAAGGTCATTTCTAGGTTGAGTTCCTCAGGTAGTCCACAGTGACTTGAGAGGTTCCTGTTCTCTCAGAAACTGAAGATGCCCTTGGGATGGAGGGAGTATGACATCCTGGGATCCTACCCTGAAGAGATATTACAGAAAGGTCCCTATTTCCGTTTATAGAATGAAAAGCATTCATCTCTAATACTTGCTCTTCCCCAGATTCCACAACCCACAAATGAAGACAAATTGATAAACAGCAGGGTTCATTCTCTGGCTGTGATGCTCACTGGCTCTCCATTGTCTCATGTCCTTTTACCATTCAAACCTGAATGTAAGAATCAGCTCATTAATACATATCTTCTGTGGGGCTGGCTCACACTGTCACTTTATATGATTTAGAAGAGTTGCTATGGTGTCCAGATCCAGTGTCACATGCATCCTCAAAGGTCCAAGATAACACTTGCCTCCTGAAGTAGCAAAAGTTATGATTTCCAGGTGGGTCCCTTGGACTACCTTTGGTCTCCATAGGCTTTTATGAGCTTCTTAGTGAGGAATTTTACTCATTTTCTCCTGATCTTTCCTCAGAATATGAGGGTCATGGAGGGCATTACTACCTCCTGCACAGTCCCAGTCCTAGGATTCGAGTGCGGATCTGCTTGGTGTTGATGCCGTACACTAGTGGGTTAAGCACAGGGGGCACAAGCAGGTAGAGGTTGGCAAGAATGATGTGTGCCTGTGGGGACACATGACGGCCAAAGCGATGagtgaaaaaggagaagaaggcagGGATATAGAAGACAAGAATGACACAGACATGGGCTCCGCAAGTGCTGAATGCTCGAAGCTGGGCATCCTGGGAAGGCAGGCGCAGCACAGCATGCAAAATGAGAACATAGGAGGCTGCAATGAGCACCACATCCATTCCTGTGACTGAGAGTGCCACCGTGAGCCCATAGATGGTGTTGGGCTTTATGCTGGTGCAGGCTAGCTTGGCAATGCCCATGTGCTCACAGTAAGTATGGGCAAGGATGTGGTGCCCACAGAAAGGGAGACGCTTAATAAGTATAACAAAAGGGAAGACAAAGAGAAGGCCCCGGGCTACGCATGCTGCCCCAATCTTCCCAATGACAGTGGCATTGAGAATGGAGGTGTAATGCAGTGGGCGACAGATAGCTACATAGCGGTCAAAAGCCATGGCTAACAGGACTGCTGACTCGGTGGCAAAGACTGCATGGACAAAGAACATCTGGGTAAGGCAGCCATGAAAGGAGATTGTGTGGGCATTGAGCCAGAAGATGGACAGCATCTTGGGCAGTGTGGTGGAGCAGAGAACCAGGTCTGTGATGGACAGCAGGCAGAGGAAGAGGTACATGGGCTCATGTAAAACCTTGTCTGTCATAATGATAAGGAGGATGGTGCCATTACCTGCAAGGGCAAGGATATACATGGAGCAAAAGGGAATGGAGATCCAGATGTGTTGGTCCTGCATGCCTGGGATGCCTAACAGGATGAAAGTGGATGGGTGAAAGGCAGTACCATTAGGGATAGCTGCAGTGAGCATTGTGGGATGATATACAAGagacttttcttcttcctcctgatCCAGACAAAAGAATATGGTTggcaaagagaaataaaggagaggggagaagaatcTCACAGAAGACTAAAGAAATCACTCTCTActctttaaaaattgatttttaaaaattattttttaaatttattttttaattaacacaCATATACCTTCTATTTTTCCTCTCCCCTACTCAACTGaggaataaaaaatgagaaacaaaggACCACCCATGATCCTCTTCTCCATCCTACCCACAGTAGTGTCTCTACCAGCAGCTAATGAAAAACATCCAtcctcaaaaataaaaatctgactTCCTCCAGAAAACCTTTTCAGATTGACCAAAGAAGAGTATAACCTTCATTGGTCTTTCCACACTAGATTGCTCTGCTTTTTGATCCTTACCCCTGCTCCACTCTTCTCCCAGCAGATATCTGAGAATGCTTCACTCTATGGttcctttatttttctgtgaGGGCAGATAGAAACCAGACTTTTGGAGCTGTCTTCAAAGAGACTTCATTCCAGCCCCCCATACAGAGAGATGTTCATCAAAACAAAACTTGGAAGTGGGGCCCTTTACTTTCCAGGAAATGAGTCAAGTAAAGAGGGGTAGCAGATAGGGGTTAGTGGTCAATAAGAGGATACAGGAATTGGAGGAAGGAGTTTGAGATTTATCTTCAGAGAGTATAGGGGAGCCCTGATTTGTGGTGCTTTCAgggtgagaaaaaagaaagtctttCCTCAGAAGTCAATGTTCCTACCATGTGATTCCAATAATGGGTAGGAGGATGATCATTTCTACTACTTCTACATTTCAAAGATTCTATGGTTCTGAAGTTCTATGACTCTACTTACCCGTGCATTAATTACCCAGATACATTTCCATCTTATATGGCAATCCTTGTGTGGGATCCTTGCTGTGACGAGCAAACTCATTTTGATAGTCATTAATTTATGTCAGTTCTGTAAAACCAGGAAGATGCCcctgtaggcagctaggtggtgcagtggttaaagtactggatctggagtcaggaagctctgagttcaaatgtagacatttactagctgtatgatctcaggcaggttatttaacctctgtttgcctcatttttcttactATGAAATGATTAGAATGAtaacatctgcctcccagggttgttataaagaacaaataagataatgtttgtacaGTGCTTAGCCCAGAGCTTGGAAAATATTAGgttttcaataaatgcttatttccttccttgcttccctgTACTAAATGTCCAGAAATAAGTGAAAGTGTAAGGAGATTAGGAAGATGATTACCTggtgagaaacaagaaaaatattctcTCCTGAGCTAAATGGTGCAacagataaagcactgggcctagagtcaggaagacctgaattcaaatctagcctcagattcttactagctctgtggcccAAGATGAGTCACTAAAGGTCTGTCTGCTTCATTTTTTGTCAGTTTCCTCCTAGGGTTACGATGaggcttaaatgaaataatattcataaagtatttggcatggtacctggcacatagtaggtacttaataaattattgtttctttctttccttccttcttttcttccttcctccctttcttccttccttctttctttctgcattGCCACAGGATCTCCAATTCTCCTACCAGTCATTTCCAAATTTAAATTTCTGATTTTATGAGCCTTTTCAATAAAGCACCAAAAGCCCTTCTTTAATGAGAGAGATGTTGGGTCAGGGACAGTGCCAAATTAAACTGAGAGGGATTATGTAATTATTTGGTGTGATTCTTGAAGACTTGGATCTGGAAAGAACCTTACAGATTGTATCACTTAGTCCCTTCATTTTAGGAAACAGAAGCTTAGAGAGATAGAGACTTTCCCAGTATCACTCAGGTTAGACAGCtgagagctaggatttaaaccaatATCCTTTGACTCTTGGATGTAGTGTTCATTCACCTACACCACACTGTCTCTTAATATAAGGAGCAGCTTCCTACCAATAAAGAGCTGTCCAGTCATGAAATGGACTGACTGTTTTGGCAAGCAGTAAGTTCCCTGTCACTTAAggtgttcaagcagaggctaAAAATTCACCTATTAGGGATGCTATCCAGAGGATTTCTGCACCGAGTATTGGATggaaggggatagaagagaaCCAGATATTGGACTGGATATCCCTGAaatgattctataattctaaaaCTGATTCTACAATTTTCTCTGTAACTAAGATTCAATTTTTGGGTCTGTAGCAAAGAAAGGATCCTGTGAGCTATTtgtataataaaagaaagaaggaagcagaaagaaagCGTGTAGTCTGAGACATGACTGTGTGTGGGTGGGAGGCCAAACAGGGCAAAGGACAGTAGGAGGGAGAATGTTAAGGAATTCTGGCAGCTTCCCAGCTGCCAGATGGAATTCAGGGTATTAGCCCTGGGCCTAGGTGGTCTTCTAGCTGGAACCTTCAATATTCAGAGGGGGCAAGGTAATGTGACTAGCTTTGCTACTTCACTCCAACCCAAGAGATTAACTAGCATTATAGTAgtaaaaaaggcaaaatatttttctcaatttaAGTTAAgataatttttcctcttccctcataTGGTTTGTGGAGTGATCCAATTGCCTGCAATTGATACTTCTACCTCCATACTTCTCACTCTACTTTTTTCAGACTCCTATCATCTAATACCATGTCCACAATTCTACTCAAACTACTCTCTCAGAATCACCAGTGACATCTTAATCATTCAAATCAAAGACGTTTTCCCCATGTTcatctttctttgcttttgaaGCATTTGGCATTACACACTAACCCTTCTTTCTAAGAAAACCTCACCTCTCCTGGTTCCTACACACTCATTCTCATGGTGTTCCTATTATTCTAACTgtacctctttctctttttcgCTTCTTCCAGATGTGTCCTTGACCTTTCTTGTTTCTGTCTCCTGACATTTTAATTCATTGCCATGGTTTCAACTATAACCCTAAGAGATGATTTCTATATCTCTAATTGTaaccataattttttttcctaaatttaaAATCTGTGTCTCCAACCTCATCCATCTACAACTGCATCAGCTCAAACCCAGGAtctccaaaacaaaaattataattttgcTTCCTCAACAGTTTTCTCTGATGTCATCCTTTTTTATATATACCTGGAACACTGCTTCTCAGTCCAGCTCCTGTTTTTGAAAACTGGTGTTAGTTTtgactttttcccttccctcatcctctcATATCCAGTGAGTCTTTTGAATTACCAAGTCTGGCTGATTCTACCTTCCATAAAATCTCCTATAGATAAATCTCTTATctattcccattcccattcctACTATTCTAATACAAACATGAGTAGAATACTGTAATAGTTTCCTAACAGTTTTTTCCTACCTCCACTCTTTTCTACCACCCCCATTCATGTTTCACTGACAAATTCATCTCCCTATTAAACTTCCTTAACAAATCTTCAATATCCTGATGCTAGATTACCTTCCTATACTTGTCACACTACTCCCATTTCTGTGCTCTACTTCCTAAAATGTCCTTAAAGTGTAATAGAGTACAGGGTCTGGACTGAGTTCTAATTTGACCTcaaatactaactgtgtgactctgggcaaatcaattgaccctgtttgcctcagtttcctcatttgtaaaatgagctggagcaggaaatggcaaacccctccaatatctttgccaaggaaatcccaaatgaggtcatgaacagtcagacaaaactgaaaaatgtctgaacaGCAATAAAGTAcagcacttttaggtttgcaaagcactttgtatacatTACCCCTTTTGCTCTTTACGATGGCCTTGTGAGGTGAGTGCCTTTATTACCCGCATTTTAAATATGacaaaactgaaattcagagaaaaaaagtgatttgtccaccATTGTGTAGATACTAGATGTAGGCAGTagaattcaaatcccagtcttcttaactccaagttcaAAACTACTACGCAAACTGCCTCTGAATGATACTGACTCTCCCCGAATACTTCCTGCGTTTTCCTATCTCTAACCCTTTTCTCATCCTGGTGTATGTATCTCAACTGCCTTTTCTCTACCACCTCTGCCTATTGAAATCCAACCTAATTTTAAAGACTCCGTTGTTCATCCAGTTAGACCTGCTCCTTCTCCCCTTAGGCTTCCTATAGCATTTtgatttattgtatatttattatttatatttattactaTTCCATTGCATGACAGTTATTGATGTGTTAACTGCCTCTGCTAGTTTGTGAACTCCATGAGTGGAGACACTTTGTATTATTTATCCTTGTATCAGTCCAACCGTGTTGAATACAGTTGGCAAAAGTACCATAAATGTATAAGCACAAATAAATGTTGACTGCATTAAAATAAATCTTATCTTTTCCCTTCATTGCATTAAGATCAATGAAAAATGCCTGCCTTTGGATGAGACTCTCTCTTAATCTTCTCAAATGTCAAGCACTCTGTGAAAAGGGAATTTCTTGCTGCCTTGCTTCATTCTTTCCATCTCAGTTATGAAGCTGTTCCAGGTAACTAATCCAAATTTTTCACACATTACATGGAGACTGTTTCCTCTCTTTCTAGGGGAAGTTGGGCAAAGCacacctttccttcctctgtaccATGACATGTCACATTCTATAGCACAGTGTATCCAACCCATTCTTTGGCAGAAATCCTCTTAGAAGTTAAAGAGAGAATAGGAGTATCCCTGGATTGACATGCAGAATATCTGAAAGGCTACAGGGTAAATGGAAACACATGTTGGCCATACCCTTAATCTAGACTGTAGCTTTATGAGACAGACAGGATCTTGGGGACAACAGCTGTAGCCTTTATGTGGGTTGAGAGATGAGGTCCTGGGAAGGAAATGAGGGCTTGAATCCAGAATTAAAATAGAAGCTCAGGTGCCAAAAAGCATGAAGAAGGAAAGGATCCAGGGACTAAGGACACCCTTCTGGCTGATTCAGTCAAATGACTTCTGGACTGCAAAACTATATACCTGAGTTTTTAATCCCAGCCCTATCACTACTGAGCTATGTGACATCATACAGGtcacctcccttctctcatccacTCAATGTCCTCCTCTTCTAAAAGGGGACAATAATTTGTTCCCTACCTTCCTCAAAAGGTTGTTTCAAGTACCATACCAGATCATGGTTGTAAAAGGTTTAGAAAATATAATCAGTCGTAAAAATGGAAAGTAGTATCATTCTGGATCACTTCAGTTCGTTAAGAGTCACAGATTCGTTCATCTGGATACACTCATCACTTTAGCCTATTAAATCTCTTCATACCTCAGTAGATAAGGTTTTTCATGAGCTGCTGTAACCAAAGGAATTTGTTATCTGGTGACCAGCCTACTGTTCATGAGCCCTCTTTATTTAACTAGGCTGAATATCAGACAATAGATGCCTTGTGTGTTCCCAGGACCATACTTGAGCCCTATCTTGCTTAATAGCACCTGCTAGAATCTTTAAAATCTGGAAGGGCAGAAATCATTCTTTATCTAAAAACTGATTCCTTCCTAACACCTAGAACATCACACTTTACACGGTAGGCACTAGATAAATGTTTGTCCATTGATGGTGATCTTTTGGCATAAACTTCAGGAAACCGGGGATATTTGTGCCACAATGAAGCATGAGAGGAAGAATTTGGAGAACCATTAATCTGATCATTGTTATTATaacatgtgtgttcatccttcattgctgaagaagaccatgccatcagagaaatgatgacatgacttgcacttgactttgttttttgaataagggagggctatgcaggtcagcctcacttctcttccagagccatctgaatccagtgaccagatattcatcaggatgactgaagatgacccaggatgaggcaattggggttaagtgacttgcccaaggtcacacagcaagtaagtgtcaagagtctcaggtgagatttgaattcagatccttctgactcctgcactggtgctctatccactgtaccacctagctgcccctactataattatattatagcgtatatattatatatataattatattataataaaagcTTCTCTGAAGGGGATAGAAGTAAGGCTCCCTgacccttattttttcccctatacATTTGACATAGCAAGATACAGAAATTTCTAGTGGATCAAGAAAGATTCAGttaagaagcaagaaaaaaaaacaaaaacaaaagagcacTTACTGTTGTTGAAAGTTGTAAGACACTGGAATATGAACCTGGATCAAGACACTGTTTCCTTTTCCCAATGACTTAAGAAATTCAAAAGACTCCTGTCTGTCCTGGGGATGAAGAGATAGTTAAGATGCCCTCCAGACGTCTTTGCTGGGGATAGGAACCCAAGATTATTGTTCACAATAATACCTCTATTAAGCTAATGTCCCTAGCCCCCACTACTTGGATCCTCTTCAGAAGATAGTTTCTGGACCGTTTTCTTGACATACCAGTGACATACCTGTGACATACCTAACCCCACTCTACTGGCCACTCACTCACCCTAGCTTGGGGCTAGAGCAAAGACCAGGTCAAATGCAGTTCCAGGAGCTATGATTCAGGCAGCTTTATTCTAGATCTCTGGGGACAGGTATGAGATAGGGAGTAAACCAAATATGGAGACTAGGGACTAGGGGACAGTGGGGATATTTGTGGCCCCAGCTGCTAAAAGTAAAGCTGGGATCTGGAAAGCTGCCCCTCTTCATCCAAATCACACCCTACTGAGTTCTCAGACATTTTTCATTTGGAGAGTCAGGACCAAgcattactaaaaaaaaaaaaaaaatcaagggtaTTGTGTAGGGAGCAGGAGTCTCCAGGGGTTAGACTGCCCAATCTCATATTTCTAGAAtggtaggaagagaaagaaaataaaataggctTCAATCAACATTCTGAATTTATTACTTCTTTATCTGGAGGTGGCAGGaggtttcatcatgagtcctttggaattgtggttgatcattgtgttgatcagagttcttaagtctttgagGGTTGATTGTctataaaatattacttttattgTATacattctcctagttcttctcacttcattttacatcagttcctACAAGTCTTACTAGGTTAGTTTGAAATGATcccctcatcattttttacagcacaatagtattccattaatttCATATATGATAATATGGTTATCTATTACTAAAATGATGGAcaacccctcagtttccaattctttactgcTATAAACATGTTTGTACATATAAGAtttttcatgacactgttctcagctggttctccttctatctatctgatctatcctttgctggatctccATTCAGGTAATGCCAACTAACAGTAGGTGACCCCAACGGTTTTGTTATTAGTTGTCTTCTCCCTGTACACTattccatggattcagttatcatttcAATATTGATGATTCTTAGATCCATTTATCCAGGCCTAATCTCTGCCAATCTCCAGTTCCACATCTCCAAATctctattagacatctcaaaccgGATTTCTCATAGACACAATaatcacaaaatgtaaaaaataaacttgctatcttcctctgctccctccccccacaacCCTCCCATCTTCCTAACTGCCTTATTCGTTGTTGGGGATATCATCTTCCTCCTGGTCAATCAGGCTagaaacctaggtgtcatcttcaactcctcactctctcttacccccaccatatccagtctgttgccaaggcctatagattttacctttgtaatattTCCATATATCCCCCCTTTGTTCCCTTGATACTTTCACCACCCTGGTAGGGCCCTCATCACCAATATCTGAACTATGGCAACAGCCTGCTAGTTATGGCTCTCTGTCACTAGTCTTGCTCCACCTCAGTCAGTTCTTCATTCAGCTAGCAAACTGATCTTCCCTTCAGCAtagttctgatcatgtcactctggAAGCCCCAAAACACCTCCATGATAAAATAGAATActccctgtttggcatttaaaacccttcataacatGGCCCTCCccagctttcc
Proteins encoded:
- the LOC140508679 gene encoding olfactory receptor 52D1-like — protein: MLTAAIPNGTAFHPSTFILLGIPGMQDQHIWISIPFCSMYILALAGNGTILLIIMTDKVLHEPMYLFLCLLSITDLVLCSTTLPKMLSIFWLNAHTISFHGCLTQMFFVHAVFATESAVLLAMAFDRYVAICRPLHYTSILNATVIGKIGAACVARGLLFVFPFVILIKRLPFCGHHILAHTYCEHMGIAKLACTSIKPNTIYGLTVALSVTGMDVVLIAASYVLILHAVLRLPSQDAQLRAFSTCGAHVCVILVFYIPAFFSFFTHRFGRHVSPQAHIILANLYLLVPPVLNPLVYGINTKQIRTRILGLGLCRR